Proteins encoded in a region of the Cytobacillus pseudoceanisediminis genome:
- a CDS encoding histidine phosphatase family protein, whose product MERAASLLDELIASSENHIVLVSHGNLSTLLLRYFDENAGFEHLMKMSNPDVFEIKADSEGAAWRRIWNEK is encoded by the coding sequence ATGGAACGAGCTGCTTCCCTGCTGGATGAATTAATCGCTTCCAGTGAAAATCATATCGTTCTGGTCAGTCATGGCAATTTATCCACTTTGCTGCTGCGCTATTTTGATGAAAATGCAGGCTTTGAGCATCTTATGAAGATGAGCAACCCGGATGTTTTCGAGATTAAGGCAGATAGTGAGGGTGCGGCATGGAGGCGGATTTGGAACGAAAAGTAA
- a CDS encoding histidine phosphatase family protein, with protein MKTFYVVRHAKAEGQPFSARLTESGREQALKLIDFFKDKEINRIYSSPFVRAMETIRPLAQSRNLEIVEESRLGERVLSSILFDDWQEKLKQSFSDFELVFEGENPIRQAWNELLPCWMN; from the coding sequence TTGAAAACTTTCTATGTCGTGCGCCATGCAAAGGCTGAGGGCCAGCCTTTCTCTGCCAGATTGACAGAAAGCGGAAGGGAACAGGCATTAAAATTAATTGATTTCTTTAAAGACAAGGAAATTAATCGCATCTATTCAAGCCCTTTTGTGCGGGCGATGGAAACTATCCGGCCGCTTGCACAGTCGAGAAACCTTGAGATTGTGGAGGAAAGCCGTTTGGGGGAAAGGGTGCTATCCTCCATTCTTTTTGATGATTGGCAGGAGAAGCTTAAGCAAAGCTTTTCCGATTTTGAACTGGTTTTCGAAGGGGAGAATCCCATTCGTCAGGCATGGAACGAGCTGCTTCCCTGCTGGATGAATTAA
- a CDS encoding YolD-like family protein has product MIRDRGRIKWTSMMLPEHVKLLRDWAEEDTYEQKRELDEQKFEYMNEILSEAMEFQKSVTLTHYRGRNYELVIGSIHYWDELGQKLHIVDRFGEIHRISINAIADARFTEE; this is encoded by the coding sequence ATGATTCGCGATCGGGGCAGAATAAAATGGACTTCTATGATGCTGCCGGAACATGTAAAGCTCTTGAGAGACTGGGCAGAGGAAGATACGTACGAGCAAAAGCGGGAATTGGATGAGCAGAAATTTGAATATATGAATGAAATTCTTTCGGAGGCAATGGAATTTCAAAAAAGCGTTACACTTACTCATTACAGGGGCAGAAATTATGAACTGGTCATCGGGAGCATCCATTACTGGGATGAACTTGGCCAAAAGCTTCATATTGTTGATCGATTTGGGGAGATTCACCGTATTTCCATTAACGCTATAGCGGATGCGCGGTTCACGGAAGAATAG
- a CDS encoding iron-sulfur cluster biosynthesis family protein: MEIALTELAAEKLSERIAGKDGFIKLKYDIDGCGCVVSGVTALWLVNDLDEDDREIKTNAGSIYAEKSKEVFLDDDLTIDFSVKANCFQLKSPNQYLNPRMSFIDKTK, from the coding sequence ATGGAAATTGCATTAACTGAATTGGCGGCTGAAAAATTGTCCGAACGGATTGCCGGCAAAGATGGATTCATAAAACTAAAGTATGATATAGATGGCTGCGGCTGTGTAGTAAGCGGGGTAACGGCTCTCTGGCTTGTTAATGACCTGGATGAAGATGACAGGGAAATTAAAACGAACGCTGGCAGCATATATGCGGAAAAATCAAAGGAAGTATTTTTGGATGACGATTTAACAATAGACTTTTCAGTGAAAGCAAATTGCTTTCAGTTAAAAAGCCCAAATCAGTATTTAAACCCTAGGATGAGCTTTATTGATAAAACAAAATAA
- the namA gene encoding NADPH dehydrogenase NamA, translating into METKLFSPLTIKGITFKNRIVMAPMCMYSSHNEDGMVENWHRTHYTSRAVGQVGLIILEATAVTPQGRISPQDLGIWNDDHIAGLKELTGLMKEHGASAGIQLAHAGRKATVEGEILAPSAIAFNEKMKTPKEMTKEEVSETVEAFKKGAERAKKAGFEVIEIHAAHGYLINEFLSPLSNKRSDEYGGSAENRYRFLREVIEAVKTVWGGPLFVRVSAHDYHDEGLTAEDYAEMGKWMKEQGVDLIDVSSGAVVPARINSYPGYQVKFSETIKEGANIQTGAVGLITSGLQAEEILQNGRADLIFIARELLRDPYWPRTAAKELGAAIEPPKQYERGWI; encoded by the coding sequence ATGGAAACAAAGCTTTTTTCCCCTTTAACAATTAAAGGAATCACCTTTAAGAACAGAATTGTTATGGCACCGATGTGCATGTACTCAAGCCATAATGAAGACGGCATGGTTGAAAACTGGCACCGGACACATTATACGAGCCGGGCTGTTGGCCAGGTGGGATTAATCATCCTGGAGGCAACTGCTGTAACTCCGCAGGGACGTATTTCTCCGCAGGATCTGGGAATATGGAACGATGACCATATCGCAGGCCTGAAAGAATTAACCGGGCTAATGAAAGAACACGGGGCATCAGCTGGGATACAGCTTGCACATGCCGGCAGAAAAGCGACTGTCGAAGGGGAAATTCTCGCCCCATCAGCTATTGCTTTTAATGAAAAAATGAAAACACCTAAAGAAATGACAAAAGAAGAAGTGTCTGAAACTGTGGAGGCATTCAAAAAAGGGGCTGAAAGGGCGAAGAAAGCCGGCTTTGAAGTAATTGAAATTCATGCGGCACACGGCTACTTGATCAATGAGTTTCTTTCACCGCTAAGCAATAAACGAAGTGATGAGTATGGGGGATCAGCCGAAAACCGCTACCGTTTCCTCCGTGAAGTCATTGAAGCAGTTAAAACCGTTTGGGGTGGGCCTTTGTTTGTTAGAGTATCAGCACATGATTATCATGATGAGGGGTTAACTGCAGAGGATTATGCAGAAATGGGAAAATGGATGAAGGAGCAGGGAGTGGATCTTATTGACGTAAGTTCCGGAGCGGTAGTGCCGGCTAGAATAAATAGCTACCCGGGCTACCAGGTCAAATTCTCTGAAACCATTAAGGAAGGTGCCAATATTCAGACTGGTGCAGTCGGGCTAATTACATCCGGCCTGCAGGCAGAAGAAATTCTGCAAAACGGACGGGCAGATTTAATCTTCATTGCGAGGGAATTGCTGAGGGACCCTTATTGGCCTCGCACAGCAGCAAAGGAACTTGGAGCAGCAATTGAACCGCCTAAGCAATATGAACGCGGCTGGATTTAA
- the rnz gene encoding ribonuclease Z, with protein sequence MDVFFLGTGAGIPAKLRNVSSMALKLLDERGSIWLFDCGEATQHQILHTSIKPRRIEKIFITHLHGDHIYGLPGLLSSRSFQGGDTEVTLYGPKGLKEYIEVSLSVSGTYLKYPLKVAEISDGTILDEKDFKVEARLLEHGIPSYGYRVTEKDRPGTLLADKLAEAGIKPGPIYKKIKNGENIELENGNILEAKNFLGPAQKGRIITVLGDTRICDAAIELAAHADLLIHEATFSQGEEKLAHDYFHSTTRQAAKVAREANARKLCLNHISSRYERQDWEQLVKESQTIFPNTVIAEDFKEIHIPLDKGEVN encoded by the coding sequence ATGGATGTTTTTTTCTTGGGAACGGGTGCAGGAATTCCAGCTAAACTGAGGAATGTATCTTCGATGGCTTTAAAGCTCCTGGATGAAAGAGGGAGCATTTGGCTTTTTGACTGTGGGGAGGCTACCCAGCATCAAATACTGCATACAAGCATTAAACCGAGGAGAATTGAAAAAATCTTTATTACACATCTGCATGGAGATCATATCTATGGTCTGCCCGGATTGCTCTCCAGCCGCTCTTTTCAGGGCGGTGATACTGAGGTGACTCTCTACGGGCCAAAAGGGCTGAAAGAATATATTGAAGTCTCGCTCTCTGTCAGCGGTACATACCTTAAATACCCTTTGAAAGTTGCTGAAATCAGTGATGGCACTATATTGGATGAAAAAGACTTTAAGGTGGAAGCGCGCTTGCTCGAGCACGGGATTCCTTCATATGGCTACCGGGTTACTGAAAAGGACCGTCCGGGAACATTGCTCGCGGATAAACTTGCAGAAGCGGGAATTAAGCCGGGTCCGATATATAAGAAAATAAAAAATGGCGAAAACATAGAGCTTGAGAATGGGAATATTCTGGAAGCAAAAAACTTTCTGGGCCCGGCTCAAAAGGGCAGAATCATCACGGTGCTGGGAGATACCAGGATTTGCGATGCGGCAATAGAATTAGCGGCTCATGCAGACCTATTAATTCATGAGGCAACCTTCTCACAGGGAGAAGAAAAGCTTGCACACGATTATTTCCATTCGACAACCCGGCAGGCTGCCAAAGTCGCGCGTGAGGCGAATGCAAGGAAGCTTTGTCTGAATCATATCAGTTCACGATATGAACGCCAGGATTGGGAACAGCTTGTGAAGGAATCGCAGACAATTTTCCCCAATACGGTAATTGCTGAGGACTTTAAAGAAATTCATATACCGCTGGATAAAGGAGAGGTGAATTAA
- a CDS encoding YqzH family protein gives MIYKMVQNCLKQYNEDSHSISFESREFAEIFNKVIEEKNKEADSELHEIVNDVVYGYITGSPYF, from the coding sequence ATGATATATAAAATGGTTCAAAACTGTTTAAAGCAATATAACGAGGACAGCCATTCCATTTCGTTTGAGAGCAGGGAATTTGCAGAGATATTCAATAAAGTAATAGAGGAGAAAAATAAAGAAGCAGACAGCGAGCTGCATGAAATAGTAAATGATGTGGTATACGGGTATATTACTGGTTCACCATATTTTTGA
- a CDS encoding sodium-dependent transporter, whose product MQQNEQWSSKIGFILASAGSAIGLGAIWKLPYVTGTSGGGAFILLFLLFSLLIGFPLLLAEFVIGRSTGKEAISAYKDIAPGTKWHWIGYLGVFTCFLLLSFYSVIGGWILKYIVYGVTGSMNGAGNYEELFGTSVSDSVSVVAAQGLFLLITVLVVAKGIQKGIEQVSKIMMPALFLLFIILIARSLTLENAMEGVAFFLKPDFSNLTSETVLYAMGQSFFSLSVGVSVMVTYSSYLSKNENLMQPAFSVVGMNLFISILAGLAIFPAVFSLGFEPAAGPGLLFIVLPSVFDQILFGRVFLLLFLALFLFATLTSAFSMLEIVVAALTNKEGRGRIRAAWLTGLAIFIVGVPSALSFSSLSDISIFGKTIFDSADFLVSNVLMPVGALFISIFVSYKMKKDLLRNELIQGSKSLNGIFSAWYFLLRYVVPLVIIIVFLDSLQII is encoded by the coding sequence ATGCAGCAAAATGAGCAATGGTCATCGAAGATAGGATTTATTTTAGCCTCGGCCGGTTCGGCAATCGGACTTGGAGCTATCTGGAAGCTTCCGTATGTTACCGGGACAAGCGGTGGTGGAGCATTTATATTATTATTTCTGCTATTTTCACTATTAATTGGTTTTCCGCTTTTGCTGGCTGAGTTTGTGATCGGCCGCAGCACGGGGAAAGAGGCAATCTCGGCATACAAGGATATTGCTCCGGGAACTAAATGGCACTGGATTGGCTACCTTGGCGTATTTACCTGTTTTCTGCTTTTATCGTTTTATAGTGTAATAGGCGGGTGGATTCTGAAGTACATTGTATACGGGGTTACCGGTTCTATGAATGGAGCCGGCAATTATGAAGAGTTATTTGGCACATCCGTGTCAGACTCTGTGTCTGTTGTAGCGGCACAAGGGCTCTTTTTATTAATAACTGTTTTAGTGGTTGCTAAAGGTATCCAGAAGGGTATCGAGCAGGTCAGCAAAATTATGATGCCGGCTTTGTTCCTTTTATTTATTATCTTGATTGCACGATCCCTAACACTGGAAAATGCCATGGAAGGCGTCGCATTCTTCTTAAAGCCTGATTTTTCAAATCTGACGTCTGAAACCGTCCTTTATGCGATGGGTCAATCGTTTTTCTCTCTAAGTGTCGGGGTATCGGTTATGGTAACTTACAGCTCTTATCTATCTAAAAATGAAAATCTGATGCAGCCGGCCTTTTCCGTTGTCGGAATGAATTTGTTTATTTCTATTCTAGCTGGATTGGCTATTTTCCCGGCCGTTTTCTCACTGGGATTTGAGCCGGCTGCAGGTCCTGGTTTATTGTTCATTGTTCTGCCATCTGTTTTTGATCAGATTCTGTTCGGACGAGTGTTCTTGCTCTTATTCCTTGCACTGTTTCTATTTGCAACCTTAACTTCCGCTTTTTCAATGCTTGAGATAGTGGTGGCTGCTCTGACGAATAAGGAGGGAAGAGGCAGAATCCGTGCAGCCTGGCTGACAGGATTGGCAATCTTTATCGTAGGAGTCCCATCTGCACTTTCCTTCAGCAGCCTATCAGATATTTCAATTTTCGGCAAAACGATATTTGACAGTGCTGATTTTCTTGTCAGCAATGTATTAATGCCGGTAGGGGCGCTCTTCATTTCTATTTTTGTTTCATACAAAATGAAGAAGGATCTGCTGAGAAATGAATTGATTCAAGGTTCAAAATCGCTGAATGGAATCTTTTCCGCCTGGTATTTCCTTTTGCGTTATGTAGTGCCTTTGGTTATCATCATTGTATTCCTTGATTCACTGCAGATTATTTAA
- the zwf gene encoding glucose-6-phosphate dehydrogenase, translated as MIFGATGDLAKRKLFPSLYRLYKKGRLSERFAVVGIARRPLSNEEFQASVKASVESAIKDNGELEDFISHFYYHSHDVTDSGSYLALKSVAEKLDAHYSLEGNRIFYLAMAPEFFGTIAEHLKADGLTDVDGFKRLVIEKPFGHDLESAKQLNKQIRKAFSENEIYRIDHYLGKDMVQNIEVIRFANAIFEPLWNNRYISNIQVTSSEVLGVEERGRYYEKSGALRDMVQNHMLQMVALLAMEPPIRLTTDEIRSEKVKVLRAMRPLEGDQVKEYFVRGQYGKGQLNGQEVPAYNEEPMVDEQSNTETFVAGKLMIDNFRWAGVPIYIRTGKRMAAKSTKIVIQFKDIPMNLYYQTEQTLNPNLLVIHIQPEEGITLYLNAQKSGQNMEATPVKLNFANKGIDDMNTPEAYERLLYDCMRGDATNFTHWDEVALSWSFVDKISDVWENTKEAGFPNYESGSMGPKEADQMLEKDGFFWWPVTDLDVEQC; from the coding sequence ATGATATTTGGGGCAACGGGGGATTTGGCTAAAAGAAAATTGTTTCCCTCACTTTACCGCTTGTACAAAAAAGGCAGGCTGTCTGAACGTTTCGCGGTAGTCGGGATCGCCAGAAGGCCGCTCTCGAATGAAGAGTTTCAGGCAAGTGTCAAAGCCTCTGTTGAGTCAGCTATTAAAGATAACGGAGAACTTGAAGATTTTATTTCTCATTTTTACTATCATTCGCACGATGTAACGGATTCAGGCTCCTATTTGGCATTAAAGAGTGTGGCTGAAAAATTGGATGCTCATTATTCCCTTGAAGGCAACCGCATTTTTTACCTTGCCATGGCCCCTGAATTTTTCGGTACCATTGCAGAGCATTTAAAAGCAGATGGACTGACGGATGTGGATGGCTTTAAGCGCCTTGTCATTGAAAAGCCTTTTGGTCATGATTTGGAATCAGCGAAACAGCTTAATAAGCAAATTCGAAAAGCTTTTTCAGAAAATGAAATTTACCGGATTGACCACTACTTAGGGAAAGATATGGTACAAAATATTGAAGTTATCCGTTTTGCCAATGCCATTTTCGAACCTTTATGGAACAATCGCTACATCTCAAATATCCAGGTTACATCAAGCGAAGTACTGGGTGTAGAAGAACGCGGCCGTTACTATGAAAAAAGCGGCGCCCTTCGTGATATGGTTCAAAACCATATGCTGCAAATGGTTGCCCTCCTGGCAATGGAGCCGCCAATCCGCCTGACAACAGATGAAATCAGATCCGAAAAAGTGAAGGTATTAAGAGCCATGCGTCCGCTTGAAGGGGACCAGGTGAAAGAATACTTTGTCCGCGGCCAGTACGGAAAAGGCCAATTAAACGGACAGGAAGTCCCTGCATACAATGAAGAGCCGATGGTGGATGAACAATCAAACACCGAAACTTTTGTAGCTGGCAAGCTGATGATTGACAATTTCCGCTGGGCAGGTGTACCAATCTACATTCGTACTGGAAAAAGAATGGCTGCAAAATCAACGAAAATTGTTATCCAGTTCAAGGATATTCCGATGAACTTATACTATCAGACTGAGCAAACGTTAAATCCGAACCTGCTGGTCATCCATATTCAGCCTGAAGAAGGCATTACTCTATATTTGAATGCCCAAAAATCAGGACAAAACATGGAAGCCACACCGGTAAAATTAAATTTTGCCAACAAAGGCATCGATGACATGAATACGCCTGAAGCTTATGAAAGGCTTTTATATGATTGCATGCGCGGAGATGCAACCAACTTTACCCATTGGGATGAAGTGGCCCTTTCCTGGAGCTTTGTCGACAAAATTTCCGACGTATGGGAAAACACAAAAGAAGCAGGCTTCCCTAACTATGAATCCGGTTCAATGGGTCCAAAAGAAGCAGACCAGATGCTTGAAAAAGACGGTTTCTTCTGGTGGCCTGTAACAGACCTTGATGTTGAACAGTGTTAA
- a CDS encoding glycosyltransferase yields MLTILLSASLLVWIAVLIDAVLGLKSLDRLEDSNTMTDGPLLSIITAARNEEARLEESLKTQLQQSYKRIEWILVNDRSTDSTGSIMDRLQKSDSRVKCIDIKTLPSGWLGKNHALYMGYLESSGELILFTDADVLFKKDALSRAVHYFSKNDLDHLTAAPSLMGRSFWLNTFIAFFFSVFPIINAPGWRTINVPKPALALGHLTWYPGNPMKQSEHIKQ; encoded by the coding sequence ATGCTCACTATTCTATTAAGCGCAAGCCTCCTTGTATGGATTGCAGTACTAATTGATGCCGTTCTGGGACTAAAAAGCCTGGACCGCCTTGAAGATAGCAATACGATGACTGATGGCCCTCTTCTTTCTATCATAACAGCGGCAAGGAATGAAGAAGCCAGGCTTGAGGAGAGCTTAAAAACCCAGCTGCAGCAAAGCTATAAACGCATTGAATGGATATTGGTCAATGATCGTTCAACCGACAGCACAGGAAGCATCATGGACCGCCTCCAGAAAAGTGATTCAAGGGTTAAGTGTATCGATATCAAGACTCTTCCCAGTGGATGGCTTGGAAAAAACCATGCCCTTTACATGGGATATTTGGAGTCATCAGGGGAATTAATTTTGTTCACAGATGCTGATGTATTATTTAAAAAGGACGCCCTCAGCAGGGCGGTTCATTATTTTAGTAAGAATGACCTTGACCATTTAACCGCGGCACCGAGCTTGATGGGAAGGAGTTTCTGGCTCAACACGTTCATTGCTTTTTTCTTTTCGGTTTTTCCTATTATAAACGCCCCTGGCTGGCGAACAATCAACGTTCCAAAACCGGCATTGGCATTGGGGCATTTAACATGGTATCCAGGCAATCCTATGAAGCAATCGGAACACATAAAGCAATAA
- a CDS encoding CDGSH iron-sulfur domain-containing protein produces the protein MSKAQIKVMDNGSLRVTGDVELIDMDGNKFETKQTFSLCRCGRSQKIPFCDGTHKGTFQSCVRAEKALDDKQ, from the coding sequence ATGTCAAAGGCGCAGATTAAAGTAATGGATAATGGATCGCTGCGTGTAACAGGTGATGTAGAGTTAATTGATATGGATGGCAATAAATTTGAAACAAAACAAACCTTCTCCCTTTGCCGCTGCGGGAGGTCCCAAAAAATCCCATTTTGTGACGGCACTCATAAAGGAACTTTCCAATCCTGTGTCCGTGCGGAGAAAGCTCTCGACGACAAGCAATAA
- a CDS encoding MBL fold metallo-hydrolase, translating to MANWKNGIAKLVIPTPFPVGDVNVYAVKGEKLTLVDAGPKTDEAWEALKSQLKELNLTPGDFEQVVLTHHHPDHAGLLDFFPDNLDVFGHRVNQRWLSRTDQFLKFHDEFYIKLFNEFGIPESYFSFINKMKKTLRYSCNRTLTGELEEGRQPEGLDDWTVMETPGHAQSHIGLFREKDGVFLGGDHLLAHISPNPILEPPLPGNTERPKPQIQYNESLKKLQQLPISLFYSGHGEDITNVNELINERLGRQHERAMKVKAWLESESLTVFEVCRRLFPKVYEKELSLTISETVAQLDYLHSIGEIYINKEEEAFLYSASKEVV from the coding sequence ATGGCAAATTGGAAGAATGGAATTGCAAAGCTTGTTATCCCGACACCTTTTCCTGTCGGTGACGTTAATGTATATGCAGTGAAAGGGGAAAAGCTGACTCTTGTTGATGCCGGCCCTAAAACGGATGAAGCATGGGAAGCCTTAAAATCCCAGCTTAAAGAGCTGAATTTAACTCCCGGTGATTTTGAACAGGTTGTCCTCACACATCATCATCCCGATCATGCCGGGCTGCTTGACTTTTTCCCTGATAATCTCGATGTGTTCGGGCACCGGGTTAACCAAAGGTGGCTGTCCCGGACGGACCAATTTCTAAAATTTCATGATGAATTTTACATAAAACTGTTCAATGAATTTGGGATTCCTGAAAGTTATTTTTCCTTTATAAATAAGATGAAAAAGACTCTGCGCTATTCCTGCAATCGTACTCTGACGGGCGAACTGGAGGAAGGCAGGCAGCCTGAAGGGCTGGACGATTGGACGGTAATGGAGACACCCGGGCATGCACAGAGCCATATAGGTCTGTTCAGGGAGAAAGATGGTGTATTTCTTGGAGGAGACCATTTGCTTGCACACATTTCTCCTAATCCCATCCTGGAGCCGCCGCTTCCCGGCAATACGGAACGGCCAAAGCCGCAGATTCAGTATAATGAGTCGCTGAAAAAGCTGCAGCAGCTTCCAATATCCCTTTTTTACTCTGGACATGGCGAGGATATTACAAATGTGAATGAGTTAATAAACGAAAGGCTTGGCCGGCAGCATGAGCGGGCAATGAAAGTAAAGGCATGGCTCGAGTCCGAATCGCTCACTGTTTTTGAAGTGTGCCGCCGCCTTTTTCCGAAAGTTTATGAGAAGGAGCTTTCCCTGACGATTTCCGAAACGGTTGCTCAGCTTGACTATTTACATTCAATAGGAGAGATTTATATAAATAAAGAGGAGGAAGCATTCTTGTATTCCGCATCAAAAGAGGTGGTTTGA